Proteins from a genomic interval of Callospermophilus lateralis isolate mCalLat2 chromosome 1, mCalLat2.hap1, whole genome shotgun sequence:
- the LOC143404576 gene encoding regucalcin-like, protein MPDRGCHPGQAQDGGVSHVGRGDRAAGVCGHQHQDCVLVEPTLWGGDPVGCVALHREGSYVVASGTRLGLLDWASGQVEWAAWLDRDKPHNRFNDGKVDPARRFVAGTMPEESAPGVWEPGQGSLYTLYADRSVVRQLDQLGIPNGLDWSLDHHTLYHVDSLDYSVRSYDYDVQTGGLANPRLVCQLEPEQGMPHGLFMDTTGTLWVACIDGGRVIRMDAETGTWLCTLEVPVSRVTSCCFGGADYSDLYVTSAADSLSPEQLLREPQAGHVFKVLGLGVRGLASCHFSG, encoded by the exons ATGCCG GATCGAGGCTGTCATCCGGGACAGGCACAGGATGGGGGAGTGTCCCATGTGGGAAGAGGAGACCGGGCAGCTGGTGTTTGTGGACATCAACACCAGGACTGTGTGCTGGTGGAACCCACTCTCTGGGGAG GAGACCCTGTTGGCTGTGTGGCTCTGCACCGAGAGGGCAGCTACGTGGTGGCCTCTGGTACCCGCCTTGGCCTCCTGGACTGGGCGTCGGGGCAGGTGGAGTGGGCGGCCTGGCTGGACCGGGACAAGCCCCACAACAGGTTCAACGACGGGAAGGTGGACCCCGCCAGGAGGTTTGTGGCAG GCACCATGCCAGAGGAGTCCGCCCCAGGAGTGTGGGAGCCGGGGCAGGGCTCCCTGTACACACTCTATGCTGACCGCTCCGTGGTCAGACAGCTGGACCAGCTGGGCATCCCCAACGGGCTGGACTGGTCCCTGGACCATCACACTCTCTACCACGTGGACAGCCTGGACTACTCTGTGCGGTCCTATGACTACGACGTGCAGACAGGAGGCCTGG CAAACCCACGACTGGTGTGCCAACTGGAGCCAGAGCAAGGCATGCCACATGGGCTGTTCATGGACACCACGGGGACACTCTGGGTGGCCTGCATTGATGGAGGCAGGGTGATCCGCATGGACGCCGAGACAG GGACGTGGCTGTGCACCCTGGAGGTGCCAGTGTCCAGGGTGACATCCTGCTGTTTCGGGGGGGCTGACTACTCCGACCTGTACGTGACCTCTGCAGCGGACAGCCTGAGTCCAGAGCAGCTGTTGCGGGAGCCGCAGGCAGGACACGTCTTCAAG GTCCTGGGCCTGGGGGTGAGAGGCCTTGCATCCTGCCACTTCTCTGGCTGA